A region of uncultured Acidilobus sp. JCHS DNA encodes the following proteins:
- a CDS encoding hydro-lyase, Fe-S type, tartrate/fumarate subfamily, beta region, whose translation MSAREFHLRTPLSDSDVERLRIGDIVYLSGTVVTARDEAHELALEILRSGGQLPVDLRGLALYHCGPVAVKQPDGSWKVIAAGPTTSMRMESVEPEFIERTGVKMIIGKGGMGPRTAEAMRKFKAVYAVFTGGAGALAAEAIKSVKAVHWLDKLGMAEAMWVFEVEEFGPLTITIDSTGANYYETRLREVAENARAVKRELGLPAEE comes from the coding sequence ATGAGCGCCAGGGAGTTCCACCTCAGGACCCCGCTCTCGGACTCCGACGTAGAGAGGCTCAGGATAGGCGACATAGTTTACCTCAGCGGCACCGTCGTCACGGCCAGGGACGAGGCCCACGAGCTGGCCCTTGAAATACTGAGGTCGGGAGGCCAGCTGCCGGTCGACCTGAGGGGGCTCGCGCTCTACCACTGCGGGCCCGTAGCGGTGAAGCAGCCTGACGGCAGCTGGAAGGTCATAGCGGCCGGGCCCACGACAAGCATGAGGATGGAGAGCGTTGAGCCTGAATTCATAGAGAGGACCGGGGTGAAGATGATAATAGGCAAGGGCGGCATGGGCCCGAGGACCGCTGAGGCCATGAGGAAGTTCAAGGCCGTCTACGCCGTCTTCACCGGCGGCGCGGGGGCGCTGGCAGCCGAGGCCATAAAGTCTGTTAAGGCCGTCCACTGGCTTGACAAGCTTGGCATGGCTGAGGCCATGTGGGTCTTTGAGGTCGAGGAGTTCGGCCCCCTGACGATAACGATAGACAGCACCGGGGCCAACTACTACGAGACGAGGCTGAGGGAGGTAGCTGAGAACGCGAGGGCCGTCAAGAGGGAGCTGGGGCTTCCAGCCGAGGAGTGA
- a CDS encoding ribosomal protein S8.e — protein MGVYQYRDMKKSSGGLRSLPHKRKRRYAMGEPYVPTLLGEGYEVVKKRARGGNVKLSARTVNEAIVANRKAGEVKKAKILAVVSTPANREYARRNIITKGTIIRTELGLAVVTSRPGQDGLVNAVLLEEQAGQGS, from the coding sequence ATGGGCGTCTACCAGTACAGGGACATGAAGAAGTCCAGCGGCGGGCTGAGGTCGCTCCCTCACAAGAGGAAGAGGAGGTACGCCATGGGCGAGCCCTACGTGCCAACCTTGCTGGGCGAAGGCTACGAGGTCGTTAAGAAGAGGGCAAGAGGGGGCAACGTGAAGCTCTCGGCGAGGACTGTGAACGAGGCGATCGTAGCTAACAGGAAGGCGGGCGAGGTGAAGAAGGCCAAGATCCTTGCCGTGGTTAGCACGCCCGCTAACAGGGAGTACGCCAGGAGGAACATAATAACGAAGGGCACGATCATAAGGACGGAGCTCGGCCTAGCCGTGGTGACCTCAAGGCCTGGCCAGGACGGCCTGGTTAATGCTGTCCTCCTAGAGGAGCAGGCGGGGCAGGGCTCCTAG
- a CDS encoding Hydrogenase maturation factor, whose protein sequence is MAAPVIGKVNRGLFERVIFPNLGAEDASVIVGPQFGVDFGVVRVGDYDLVFEVDPVYVVPEYGWEKSAWFAVHILASDVAVSGVPPRYLFIDLNLPLRMTDEELERLWRAIHNECRRLGITIVAGHTGRYGGIDYPMIGGAVMVGVTKRDHFVTSAMARPGDVVIMTKGAAVETAGILASMFPEVLERRYGKEFARRAQEIFWLQSVVDDALTLAQLGLRDGVTAMHDATEYGVWGALNDVAEASGVSIRVFREKLFVRDDVMKVLEAFSELTGIKVDPFASISEGTLIAAVRRGLEDRALELLRSRGIEAAVIGEVVEGKGVYLVDDGSERLIRQPGQDPFWPLFFRALEMVRGHEGG, encoded by the coding sequence ATGGCAGCACCAGTCATAGGTAAGGTGAACAGGGGGCTCTTCGAGAGGGTCATATTTCCAAACCTGGGGGCCGAGGACGCCTCAGTAATAGTGGGGCCTCAGTTTGGCGTCGACTTTGGGGTCGTGAGGGTCGGTGACTATGACCTCGTATTCGAGGTGGACCCGGTCTACGTGGTGCCTGAGTACGGGTGGGAGAAGAGCGCCTGGTTCGCAGTCCACATACTGGCCAGCGACGTGGCGGTCTCAGGGGTCCCGCCGAGGTACCTCTTCATTGACCTAAACCTGCCCCTGAGGATGACTGACGAGGAGCTCGAGAGGCTTTGGAGGGCAATACATAACGAGTGCAGGAGGCTTGGGATTACGATAGTGGCCGGCCACACGGGGAGGTACGGAGGAATTGATTACCCCATGATAGGAGGGGCTGTCATGGTCGGCGTCACCAAGAGGGACCACTTCGTGACCTCAGCCATGGCGAGGCCTGGTGACGTCGTGATAATGACTAAGGGGGCCGCCGTTGAGACCGCGGGCATACTGGCCTCAATGTTCCCTGAGGTCCTTGAGAGGCGCTACGGCAAGGAGTTCGCGAGGAGGGCCCAGGAGATCTTCTGGCTTCAGTCAGTAGTCGACGACGCCCTCACCCTGGCCCAGCTTGGCCTAAGGGACGGCGTGACGGCGATGCACGACGCGACCGAGTACGGCGTCTGGGGAGCGCTCAACGACGTAGCTGAGGCGAGCGGGGTCTCCATAAGGGTCTTCAGGGAGAAGCTCTTCGTAAGGGACGACGTAATGAAGGTCTTAGAGGCCTTCTCGGAGCTCACGGGGATTAAGGTGGACCCCTTCGCGTCAATCAGCGAGGGGACGCTGATAGCCGCCGTCAGGAGGGGCCTCGAGGACAGGGCCCTGGAGCTCCTCAGGTCAAGGGGCATAGAGGCCGCGGTCATAGGCGAGGTCGTCGAGGGCAAAGGGGTCTACCTGGTTGATGACGGCTCTGAAAGGCTTATACGGCAGCCCGGGCAGGACCCCTTCTGGCCCCTGTTCTTCAGGGCCCTTGAGATGGTGAGGGGGCATGAGGGCGGGTAA
- a CDS encoding phosphomethylpyrimidine kinase → MPVAMTIAGVDSGGGAGIAADLKTFAVAGVHGTLAVTSVTAQNTYEVAGIYDVSPDMVRLQIRVVHEDMGVDAAKTGMLSNREIVSAVAAELRSYDFPLVVDPVMIAKSGAQLLKDDAIEALVRELLPRATVVTPNAPEAERLSGVKVVDVDSARRAAKAIADMTGAQAVVVKGGHLSGPESVDVMYYNGGFYEYRARRIETTTTHGTGCSFSAAIAAFLAKGLSVPDAVAKAKELVTVAIDYGLRLGKGHGPVNPVAWLYVPAQRYLAIEELERVLEALKQNEREVSRLVPEISMNFGVAVESPYSRSTDDVIAVPGRITRFRDRLVIHGDPRPGASSHVARAILTFMELYPEYRAAANIALNDLIAKAVHSLGLRTSYYDRREEPKEVKEAEGGSIPWGIRRALERSGGPVDVIYDYGDFGKEPGAFVFGRSAEEVAQKVIAIARKVAELEGQQS, encoded by the coding sequence TTGCCCGTGGCCATGACCATAGCGGGCGTTGACAGCGGGGGAGGCGCTGGGATAGCCGCTGACCTGAAGACCTTTGCGGTGGCGGGCGTCCACGGCACGCTGGCCGTGACCAGCGTCACGGCCCAGAACACCTACGAGGTGGCCGGCATCTATGACGTCTCGCCTGACATGGTGAGGCTTCAGATAAGGGTCGTCCATGAGGACATGGGGGTTGACGCCGCTAAGACGGGGATGCTGAGCAACAGGGAGATTGTGAGCGCCGTGGCCGCCGAGCTGAGGTCCTACGACTTCCCGTTAGTGGTAGACCCTGTGATGATCGCTAAGAGCGGAGCCCAGCTGCTCAAGGATGACGCCATAGAGGCGTTAGTTAGGGAGCTCCTGCCCAGGGCTACCGTTGTGACCCCCAACGCTCCTGAGGCCGAGAGGCTCTCAGGGGTTAAGGTCGTTGACGTGGACTCTGCCAGGAGGGCAGCTAAGGCCATAGCTGATATGACAGGGGCCCAGGCGGTTGTAGTGAAGGGTGGCCACCTCTCGGGGCCCGAGTCAGTGGACGTGATGTACTATAACGGCGGCTTCTACGAGTACAGGGCCAGGAGGATTGAAACCACGACAACACATGGGACTGGGTGCTCCTTCTCCGCCGCCATAGCGGCGTTCCTGGCCAAGGGCTTGAGCGTGCCTGACGCGGTGGCCAAGGCCAAGGAGCTCGTAACGGTTGCCATAGACTATGGCCTAAGGCTTGGCAAGGGCCACGGCCCGGTCAACCCGGTTGCCTGGCTTTACGTGCCGGCCCAGAGGTACCTGGCAATAGAGGAGCTTGAGAGGGTGCTGGAGGCCCTTAAGCAGAACGAGCGTGAGGTCAGCAGGCTGGTGCCAGAGATATCTATGAACTTTGGGGTGGCCGTAGAGTCCCCGTACTCAAGGTCGACAGATGACGTAATTGCCGTGCCAGGGAGGATAACGAGGTTCAGGGACAGGCTGGTGATACACGGCGATCCGAGGCCTGGCGCCTCAAGCCACGTGGCCAGGGCGATCCTCACGTTCATGGAGCTCTACCCCGAGTACAGGGCGGCCGCCAACATAGCCCTCAACGACCTAATAGCTAAGGCCGTTCACTCGCTGGGGCTCAGGACCTCATACTATGACAGGCGCGAGGAGCCTAAGGAGGTCAAGGAGGCCGAGGGAGGGTCAATACCTTGGGGCATTAGGAGGGCCCTAGAGAGGTCAGGGGGACCCGTCGACGTGATCTACGACTATGGCGACTTCGGCAAGGAGCCAGGGGCCTTCGTGTTCGGCAGGAGCGCTGAGGAGGTGGCCCAGAAGGTCATAGCCATAGCGAGGAAGGTTGCGGAGCTGGAGGGGCAGCAGAGCTAA
- a CDS encoding hydro-lyase, Fe-S type, tartrate/fumarate subfamily, alpha region codes for MLNLGLTEQDLVAAFYEMVTTAATSIPEDVYKALREGYERETNPIAKRQLGAILKDIEIACSRKVPICQDTGTPYFFFEMGENFPLRLGAVRAAVEAVRRATKDGYLRPNAVDPFYKKNSGDNTGRYIPWIHIDLVEGDQLRAWFMTKGGGSEAPATLIMSEPILGFEKLKSGVIDTIVKYGPLPCPPVIVGVAVAAGADIALTLAKKALLRPIRERNPDPNIAKLEVELLNALNKLGLGPHGFGGGVTALDVKIDYAYRHPATFAIGIVTSCWATRRASAIIRPDGSWELTSKHIRYVGGGCTL; via the coding sequence GTGCTGAACTTGGGGCTGACCGAGCAGGACCTCGTGGCGGCCTTCTATGAGATGGTTACGACCGCCGCCACGAGCATCCCTGAGGACGTCTATAAGGCCCTGAGGGAGGGTTACGAGAGGGAGACCAACCCCATCGCCAAGAGGCAGTTAGGGGCCATACTGAAAGATATAGAAATCGCCTGCAGCCGTAAGGTACCTATATGTCAGGACACCGGCACACCCTACTTCTTCTTCGAGATGGGGGAGAACTTCCCGCTCAGGCTGGGCGCCGTGAGGGCCGCCGTGGAGGCCGTGAGGAGGGCCACAAAGGACGGCTACCTGAGACCTAACGCCGTGGACCCCTTCTACAAGAAGAACAGCGGTGACAACACTGGCAGGTACATACCGTGGATACACATAGACCTGGTCGAGGGCGACCAGCTGAGGGCGTGGTTCATGACTAAGGGGGGAGGGAGCGAGGCGCCGGCCACGCTGATAATGAGCGAGCCCATACTAGGCTTCGAGAAGCTGAAGTCAGGCGTCATAGACACCATAGTCAAGTACGGCCCCCTGCCCTGCCCCCCTGTCATAGTTGGGGTAGCTGTGGCCGCAGGGGCCGACATAGCCCTGACGCTGGCGAAGAAGGCCCTCCTGAGGCCCATACGCGAGAGGAACCCTGACCCCAACATAGCTAAGCTGGAGGTGGAGTTGCTCAATGCGCTCAACAAGCTAGGCCTCGGCCCCCACGGCTTCGGGGGAGGCGTGACGGCCCTTGACGTGAAGATAGACTACGCCTACAGGCACCCGGCCACGTTCGCCATAGGCATAGTAACTAGCTGCTGGGCCACGAGGAGGGCCTCGGCCATAATAAGGCCTGACGGCAGCTGGGAGCTGACAAGTAAGCACATTAGGTACGTCGGGGGTGGATGCACCCTATGA
- a CDS encoding Ribosomal protein L2 → MGKSLRQQRAGKGSPTFRNPDHIHPGPAKYPPLSDKTLEGVIKELVHDPGRYVPLARVVLADGTEFLTPAAEGTYVGQRVMVGPDAEPSFGNVLPLSKIPEGTPVFNLELRPGDGGRIARSSGSYAIVLSKSDSKVKVLLPSKREKELDGRCRATIGVPAGSGRLEKPLLKAGASFYKYRVKGTKWPTVRGVAMNAANHPFGGGSHQHEGRPTAVSRNTPPGRKVGHIAARRTGRRKR, encoded by the coding sequence ATGGGGAAGAGCCTAAGGCAGCAGAGGGCAGGAAAGGGGTCACCGACCTTCAGGAACCCAGACCACATACACCCAGGCCCAGCTAAGTACCCGCCGCTGAGCGACAAGACCCTTGAGGGGGTCATTAAGGAGCTTGTCCACGACCCAGGCAGGTACGTTCCCCTGGCCCGCGTCGTTCTGGCTGACGGCACCGAGTTCCTGACGCCGGCCGCCGAGGGCACCTACGTGGGCCAGAGGGTCATGGTGGGGCCAGACGCCGAGCCCTCCTTCGGCAACGTGCTGCCTCTCTCCAAGATACCCGAGGGCACCCCTGTCTTCAACTTAGAGCTCAGGCCGGGGGACGGGGGCAGGATCGCCAGGAGCTCAGGCAGCTACGCGATAGTCCTGAGCAAGTCGGACTCCAAGGTCAAGGTCCTCCTCCCGAGCAAGAGGGAGAAGGAGCTCGACGGGAGGTGCAGGGCCACCATAGGCGTCCCAGCAGGGTCCGGCAGGCTTGAGAAGCCCCTGTTGAAGGCAGGCGCCAGCTTCTACAAGTACAGGGTCAAGGGCACTAAGTGGCCAACTGTGAGGGGCGTGGCCATGAACGCCGCCAACCACCCGTTCGGAGGCGGCTCCCACCAGCACGAGGGAAGGCCTACAGCCGTCTCCAGGAACACGCCCCCAGGAAGGAAGGTGGGCCACATAGCCGCCAGGAGGACAGGCAGGAGGAAGCGTTAG
- a CDS encoding ABC-type transport system involved in Fe-S cluster assembly, permease component codes for MNKLRARALEYSKVTPWQKVADSPVTKYYTDWRSFEEVLDRPGQVSYERPRGKWDLVLGPCGSDYNYDIDETLLDLRASRLYSEHVARLEGAHLVDAKGRLRVALCRPTGEAWASQHLVINVPERAEADVIIYAPRGAPGSTGVEVKVKEGARASVLIVAEPDPRWPTAYLIRRAVGVRASLSSLVVASPSAVERVDEQTVMAARSRLTHASLTFSWGAARVDNLVDTVQGGRDSSADVYGLGVASGPSLVSVRGTAILTPQAAGSSSRFIVEALLLDEQARAYTMPMMRIETGDVNVASHRAAQYRLPGDQLFYLESRGLSPGEAMELLLRGRVDHLIGLSGVPGEAAGTARSLAYALVKRSLTGGLTPRLEAPAPS; via the coding sequence GTGAACAAGCTGAGGGCGAGGGCGCTCGAGTACTCAAAGGTGACGCCGTGGCAGAAGGTCGCAGACTCGCCGGTGACCAAGTACTACACGGACTGGAGGAGCTTTGAGGAGGTCCTTGACAGGCCGGGCCAGGTGAGCTATGAGAGGCCCAGGGGGAAGTGGGACCTAGTCCTTGGGCCCTGCGGGTCCGACTACAACTACGACATTGACGAGACGCTCCTTGACCTGAGGGCCTCCAGGCTCTACAGCGAGCACGTGGCTAGGCTTGAGGGCGCTCACCTAGTTGATGCCAAGGGCAGGCTCAGGGTGGCCCTCTGCAGGCCAACGGGCGAGGCCTGGGCCTCACAGCACCTAGTCATCAACGTGCCTGAGAGGGCCGAGGCTGACGTCATAATATACGCGCCCAGGGGCGCCCCGGGCTCGACAGGCGTTGAGGTGAAGGTCAAGGAAGGCGCCAGGGCGAGCGTCCTCATAGTGGCGGAGCCCGACCCCAGGTGGCCCACGGCCTATCTCATCAGGAGGGCCGTCGGCGTCAGGGCCTCCCTCTCCTCGCTTGTGGTTGCCTCGCCCTCGGCCGTTGAGAGGGTCGATGAGCAGACGGTGATGGCGGCTCGGTCGAGGCTCACGCACGCCTCCCTCACGTTCTCATGGGGCGCCGCCAGAGTTGACAACTTGGTAGATACAGTTCAGGGGGGCAGGGACTCCTCCGCCGACGTCTACGGGCTCGGCGTAGCCTCCGGCCCCTCGCTAGTCTCCGTCAGGGGCACGGCGATCCTGACGCCTCAGGCAGCGGGCTCCTCGTCAAGGTTCATCGTGGAGGCGCTCCTGCTTGACGAGCAGGCGAGGGCCTACACGATGCCTATGATGAGGATAGAGACAGGTGACGTTAACGTGGCCTCCCATAGGGCCGCCCAGTACAGGCTGCCGGGGGACCAGCTGTTCTACCTGGAGAGCAGGGGTCTTAGCCCTGGCGAGGCCATGGAGCTGCTCCTGAGGGGCAGGGTTGACCACCTGATAGGGCTCAGCGGGGTGCCAGGCGAGGCCGCTGGGACTGCCAGGTCGTTAGCTTACGCCCTAGTGAAGAGGTCCCTTACTGGCGGGCTCACTCCTCGGCTGGAAGCCCCAGCTCCCTCTTGA
- a CDS encoding FeS assembly ATPase SufC has translation MSVSDLHVEVEGKEVLRGVTLRVERGEAVVLMGPNGSGKTTLAYAVMGHPRYKVTKGSIELDGVDLTGLPAYERALKGLALAFQSPVEVPGVRLSYLLNMINALRVKGFDLSYVDPRFLSWARAKARQLGLSDEMLEREVNVGFSGGERKRSEVLQVLAMNPRYAIFDEPDSGLDVDGIKVIGEAIAEMKRSGVGVLVITHQASIADFVRPDRAYVLNRGRIVAEGDYELVRRVLKEGYESFLKGVS, from the coding sequence TTGAGCGTCAGCGACCTTCACGTAGAGGTTGAGGGCAAGGAGGTGCTGAGGGGAGTAACCCTAAGAGTTGAGAGGGGCGAGGCCGTAGTCTTAATGGGCCCCAACGGCAGTGGCAAGACCACGCTGGCCTACGCCGTTATGGGTCACCCCAGGTACAAGGTTACGAAGGGCTCAATAGAGCTCGACGGGGTTGACCTGACCGGGCTGCCAGCCTATGAAAGGGCCCTCAAGGGGCTCGCCCTCGCCTTCCAGTCGCCTGTTGAGGTGCCTGGCGTGAGGCTCAGCTACCTCCTGAACATGATAAACGCCTTAAGGGTCAAGGGTTTTGACCTGAGCTACGTTGACCCCAGGTTCCTCTCATGGGCCAGGGCCAAGGCCAGGCAGCTGGGGCTGAGCGACGAGATGTTGGAGAGGGAGGTGAACGTGGGCTTCAGCGGGGGAGAGCGGAAGAGGTCCGAGGTCCTGCAGGTCCTAGCCATGAACCCAAGGTACGCCATCTTCGACGAGCCGGACAGCGGCCTGGACGTTGACGGCATAAAGGTCATAGGTGAGGCCATAGCTGAGATGAAGAGGTCAGGGGTGGGCGTCCTTGTGATAACTCACCAGGCCAGCATAGCGGACTTCGTGAGGCCTGACAGGGCGTATGTCCTTAACAGGGGCCGCATAGTGGCCGAGGGGGACTACGAGCTCGTCAGGAGGGTCCTCAAGGAGGGCTACGAGTCGTTCCTGAAGGGGGTGTCGTAA
- a CDS encoding Thiamine monophosphate kinase translates to MMREKELVRLLAREAGNVDLLDVDAWGPDGIVVNIDGYTASRSRLPFMSWEDWGYKATVAAASDVIVAGARPVAIAYSVGAESADVLVSVARGVGLASSEMGAKVYKGDANRLGGDAWIDVAVVGLSDRPVRRSGARPGDVVVQVGYLGYGAVASRVLESRLDLRDAPREAIERARRPRPLSWAADLIARYASSASDNSDGWALTLYNIARASEVRIDLDEVIVDPALRGLVSEEEALYSWEDYNLALAVPRESLDALIRACQPYCWAVGRVSEGSGVYLRGGWWRRGAGRGGDHQGGEG, encoded by the coding sequence ATCTCCTCGACGTCGACGCCTGGGGCCCTGACGGAATTGTAGTCAACATCGACGGCTACACAGCCTCAAGGAGCAGGCTTCCATTCATGAGCTGGGAGGACTGGGGGTACAAGGCCACGGTGGCGGCCGCCAGTGACGTCATAGTGGCCGGGGCCAGGCCCGTAGCCATAGCCTACAGCGTGGGCGCTGAGTCAGCCGACGTCCTGGTCTCTGTAGCAAGGGGGGTGGGGCTCGCGTCCTCTGAGATGGGCGCAAAGGTCTACAAGGGGGACGCCAACAGGCTGGGCGGTGACGCCTGGATAGACGTGGCTGTCGTCGGCCTGAGCGACAGGCCCGTTAGGAGGTCCGGGGCCAGGCCAGGGGACGTGGTAGTCCAGGTAGGGTACCTAGGCTATGGCGCCGTCGCCTCCAGGGTGCTTGAGTCAAGGCTTGACCTCAGGGACGCGCCGAGGGAGGCCATTGAGAGGGCCAGGAGGCCCAGGCCGCTGAGCTGGGCCGCTGACCTTATAGCGAGGTATGCCTCGTCGGCCTCCGATAACAGTGATGGCTGGGCCCTGACGCTCTATAACATAGCGAGGGCAAGTGAGGTCAGGATAGACCTTGATGAAGTCATCGTGGACCCGGCCCTGAGGGGCCTGGTCTCTGAGGAGGAGGCCTTGTACAGCTGGGAGGACTACAACCTGGCCCTCGCGGTCCCCAGGGAGTCGCTTGACGCCTTGATCAGGGCGTGCCAGCCCTACTGCTGGGCCGTGGGGCGCGTCAGTGAGGGCTCTGGCGTCTACCTCAGGGGAGGGTGGTGGAGGAGAGGGGCTGGTCGTGGTGGTGACCATCAGGGAGGAGAGGGTTAG
- a CDS encoding FeS assembly protein SufB has translation MGEPVRVARERELREVIELSEGSVLGRVMPYPKEVEIRGRISRDLIEEISRSKGEPEWMRLLRLRALETFEKLPAPNWLEGVESVDLDEIAAYVRPKVEAAESWDQLPDWLRDAYAKLGLPEAEAKVLSGLTAVFDSENVITRVKEELKKKNVVFLSMDEAVKRYPDLVKEYFGRVFPMADHKFAALHYALWSGGAFVYLPPGTKVINPVEAFFLIGGEMEGQFEHTLIVADEGSYMHFIEGCAAPVLKKFSFHDGMVEIYAKRRSEVHFTTIQNWSGSIVNFNNKRAIAEEEASVEWVEGSIGSRITLTYPTTVLKGPGARTKNISIGIANGPGKIKDVGAKAIHAAPNTRSLIISKSISSGGGIATYRGLVKVLRGATNSLSHVQCDSLILDKESRAYTLPRNEVDEPTAEVTHEATVGRLGEDQLFYLASRGVKEGEAKAMIVSGFIRDVLRGLPLETVSILLKVIELEFSELGSVG, from the coding sequence ATGGGCGAGCCGGTCAGGGTGGCGAGGGAGAGGGAGCTACGCGAGGTAATAGAGCTGAGCGAGGGGAGCGTGCTCGGCAGGGTGATGCCGTATCCTAAGGAGGTTGAGATAAGGGGCAGGATATCGAGGGACCTAATCGAGGAGATCTCTAGGTCTAAGGGCGAGCCCGAGTGGATGAGGCTTCTCAGGCTCAGGGCCCTTGAGACCTTCGAGAAGCTGCCGGCGCCTAACTGGCTTGAGGGCGTTGAGAGCGTTGACCTCGATGAGATAGCTGCCTACGTGAGGCCTAAGGTGGAGGCCGCAGAGAGCTGGGACCAGCTCCCCGACTGGCTGAGGGACGCCTACGCCAAGCTTGGCCTGCCTGAGGCTGAGGCCAAGGTCCTCTCGGGCCTCACGGCAGTCTTCGACAGCGAGAACGTGATAACGAGGGTGAAGGAGGAGCTGAAGAAAAAGAACGTGGTCTTCCTGTCAATGGACGAGGCCGTCAAGAGGTACCCAGACCTCGTAAAGGAGTACTTCGGCAGGGTCTTCCCCATGGCTGATCACAAGTTCGCAGCCCTTCACTACGCCCTCTGGAGCGGAGGGGCCTTCGTCTACCTTCCGCCTGGGACCAAGGTCATCAACCCTGTCGAGGCGTTCTTCCTGATAGGCGGCGAGATGGAGGGCCAGTTTGAGCACACCCTCATAGTCGCCGACGAAGGGAGCTACATGCACTTCATAGAGGGCTGCGCCGCGCCGGTGCTCAAGAAGTTCAGCTTTCACGACGGGATGGTGGAAATATATGCTAAGAGGAGGTCTGAGGTCCACTTCACCACTATACAGAACTGGAGCGGCAGCATCGTAAACTTCAACAACAAGAGGGCCATAGCGGAGGAGGAAGCCAGCGTGGAGTGGGTCGAGGGGAGCATAGGGAGCAGGATAACTTTAACTTACCCCACCACGGTGCTCAAGGGCCCAGGGGCCAGGACGAAGAACATATCGATAGGCATAGCTAACGGCCCGGGCAAGATAAAGGACGTGGGCGCTAAGGCGATCCACGCGGCGCCGAACACTAGGAGCCTGATAATATCTAAGAGCATAAGCTCCGGCGGCGGCATAGCCACCTACAGGGGCCTCGTCAAGGTCCTGAGAGGCGCTACCAACAGCCTGTCCCACGTCCAGTGTGACAGCCTAATACTTGACAAGGAGAGCAGGGCTTACACGTTGCCGAGGAACGAGGTAGACGAGCCTACAGCTGAGGTAACCCATGAGGCCACGGTTGGGCGCCTGGGGGAGGACCAGCTCTTCTACCTTGCCTCAAGGGGGGTGAAGGAGGGGGAGGCCAAGGCCATGATAGTGAGCGGCTTCATAAGGGACGTCCTGAGGGGCCTGCCGCTGGAGACCGTAAGCATACTGCTGAAGGTCATAGAGCTCGAGTTCAGCGAGCTCGGCTCAGTTGGGTGA
- a CDS encoding Spermidine synthase translates to MSVTYPVWHWVHEWSTPGTVHLHSVKSVYAFGRTRYQTYLVVEFDDLGKALVIDGKVQSAAVDEFVYHESLVQPAMLAHGSPRRVLILGGGEGATAREALRFPSVESVVMVDIDEEVVRACKELLPEWHRGAFDDPRLQVVIDDAEHYLRSSGERFDVIVADLVDPQAGGPAWRLYTKESYELIKSRLNPGGVFVTQATSPVLTPKVHATIYNTVKAVFRHVTSYYVYMRSFEGVWGFIMGSDDVNLEVLRDLDVDQRLRSLNVSGNRFYDSESHRSMFNVPKFIREALASTREVSTLQNPVYVPA, encoded by the coding sequence ATGTCCGTGACGTACCCTGTCTGGCACTGGGTTCACGAGTGGAGCACGCCTGGCACCGTCCACCTCCACTCCGTCAAGAGCGTCTACGCCTTTGGCAGGACCAGGTACCAGACATACCTCGTGGTCGAATTTGATGACCTCGGCAAGGCGCTAGTCATAGACGGCAAGGTTCAGTCAGCGGCCGTTGACGAGTTCGTATACCATGAGTCCCTGGTGCAGCCAGCCATGCTGGCCCACGGGTCCCCGAGGAGGGTCCTGATACTAGGAGGGGGCGAGGGAGCTACGGCGAGGGAGGCCCTCAGGTTCCCCAGCGTCGAGAGTGTGGTCATGGTCGACATAGACGAGGAGGTGGTGAGGGCCTGCAAGGAGCTCCTTCCCGAGTGGCACAGGGGCGCCTTCGACGACCCCCGCCTGCAGGTGGTGATAGACGACGCCGAGCACTACCTTAGGTCGAGCGGTGAGAGGTTTGACGTAATAGTTGCCGACCTAGTTGACCCGCAGGCCGGAGGGCCTGCCTGGAGGCTTTACACGAAGGAGTCCTACGAGCTCATTAAGTCAAGGCTTAACCCAGGAGGGGTCTTCGTGACCCAGGCCACGAGCCCGGTCCTGACCCCGAAGGTCCACGCGACCATCTACAACACTGTTAAGGCCGTCTTCAGGCACGTCACGTCCTACTACGTCTACATGAGGAGCTTTGAGGGCGTGTGGGGGTTCATAATGGGATCCGACGACGTCAACCTCGAGGTCCTGAGGGACCTTGACGTTGACCAGAGGCTCAGGTCGCTGAACGTCAGCGGCAACAGGTTCTACGACAGTGAGTCCCACAGGAGCATGTTCAACGTGCCCAAGTTCATAAGGGAGGCCCTAGCGTCAACCAGGGAGGTATCAACCCTTCAGAACCCCGTGTACGTGCCCGCTTGA